A window of Plasmodium malariae genome assembly, chromosome: 12 genomic DNA:
TAATTTGCGACTAATTGTTTCCTCACgggtatttatatatatatatataatacgtatttatgtaagtgtttatgtacgtatgtatatattattatgtatacagTAGGTCCCATATTTACGTAATTCccgaaaaaaaatataatgagaaTGATGAAAGGAAAAACAGTTGATCCTGACGTTTGAGttatataagtattatatatttttttgtgtatttatgtatgtatattataataccaatattatgtttttatattatttttagtacCTTAAATTTTACAGCTccacattttatttttttttccataccATAAATatcaatttaaataaaaaaaaaaaataaataaaataatagaaaaataaaagcaaaataaaagtaatataactGTAATATACTTGTAAGAATaggcaaaataaaatatatgcatgttcattaaaaaaaatcgaGGAATTATCTCTctgcatataataatataaaatatattatggagTTTATGTCATATAATGAAAGCTCAAACGAAATAGTACAAGATGAAAATCAAGAAGAAGGAATGAACGTATCTGATGAAAGTCTCTGTGGTAAGGGAGCAGAACATTGGGAGGatgtaaaatatgaaatcGCTGATGATGTTTTTGATGGTGATGCTAATGATTATAGTAATGATTATTGTAATTATGGTGGTGGTGATAATAATGTTCAGAGGAGTGATCCTATTTTAGAGGAGGCggaagaagaagaggaagaagaggaagaggaggaagaggaggaagaggaggaagaagaggaagaggaggaagaagaagaagaagaagatgaTGATGAGGAAGATGACGATGATGACGACGATGATGATGACGATGATGATGAttatgatgatgatgaataTGATGAAGACGATTTTAACGAAGCCAcggtaaaatatatatatcataagaaatataaagaagaacaaaaaaaaaaaaaaaaaaaaaaaagctaaaaaGACGAAACagttaatagtaataacgGGATGATAGTCACGTTTGACAACAAATCCTGTTATTGTGTTGATGGAGCTACGAgaaatatctttattttcctGCATATGTTCGTGAAATTATCGAAACATAAGGTGCTATAATGGCAGCATATAGAATTCTCCCACGAACGAGCATCTttctaatattaaatttagtTGAATTCATACTCCACTGTACTTTTGTGTTTGTATGACATTTGcttatatgtgcatgtatgtatgtataaacatattatctGTTTATACGTGTATTTGTAAGTGTGCATGCCCATGTGTGCATAGACCGGAGGGCTACCTTTTTAACAGTAAAACTATGTATTACGCGAACGTGGCgcacattttattttcaattttacatGCACTGTTTAGGTTTCTTGGATTGAGTGGTTTTGCCagttaaaacaaaatatttttttaattgaagTAGATGAGGATTTTATAAGGGAcgaatttaatttaattgggttacaaaataaagtacctcattttaaaaagttattgaaaataattctGGACgaagatgatgatgatgacgATGATGACGATGAAGAAGATGATTATGATGAAGATGATGATGAAATAAATAGAGGATCAGAAgagatttataaaaataaagacatatatgaacaaaatgcTGCTTGTTTATATGGACTGATACATAgtcgttttattttaacttcAAAAGGTTTAGCATTGATgagagaaaaatataaatcagGAATATATGGTACATGTCCAAGTATATATTGTGATAATGCAAAATTATTACCAACTGCAATTTCAGAAGTACCGAAATTTCTAAGTCCACTTTTATACTGTCCTAGATGTTGTGAAACATATTATCCTcataaaaattcattaattAACCAATTAGATGGTTCCTATTTTGGTACCAGttttgcttcattttttGCGCTGTCCTTTAACATTCAAtcagataaaaaaaaaatctactACACTCCTCAGATATGTGGTTTTACTATAAACAGAGATATAAGAGAAACATTATATATGGACATGAACAAAGATAATAGCGAATCGTCAGAGGAATACTcttagaatttttttttttttatcttccaTATTGCACATGGAAATAAGCAGTTGCATTATAATTGGTCTGCACAAGTGATAGTGATGAactgaaacaaaaaatgtgTAAGATAAATGTGTAAGGTAAATGCGTAAGATAAATGTGTAAGGTAAATGCGTAAGATAAATGCGTAAGATAAATGTGTAAGGTAAATGCGTAAgataaatgtttaaaaaagatatgaacaaaatttcaacaaatatgaataaatgtGCATGTATTTAAGAACAAGCAGATATGTAGCAGCTTTACTTATTAGCATTATATCATAACGGTAACAATATTTTGATGTTGTAATTTTGtgtattttgttatatttttaccgTTATAGTtggggaaaaaaagaaaaaaaaatataaataaaaaattttcatgaattagaaaaagagccaaaataattaaaaacgaaaaattaattaaaatttaagtgTACtggtatgtatatataaataaataaataaatatatatatatatatatatatatatatatatatatatatatgtacatacatgcatacatagtTCATATAAAATCGTACATTTGTTTCTTTACTGTTTCTTAACATTTTATTCTTTGCAacttcatattattatatattaggaACATgggttatttttattattaattttttttttttttaaatattagtaaaattgtttattttataataatatgtacatgcgtAGTTATGTTAACCATTTGcgcaaaaataattttttcctcctTTTAAAATGCATCCTTGTATTAATCTAACTTTTTAATCAAGTGGATTTATATAATGTGCATGAACATGTGTATGGACGTGTGCGTGTACAAGTGCTCATTtaaatgtgtgtatatatggtTACCTGTTCATACGTATATATCTCTCTCTCcctttatatatgtaaatgggtgtgtatttatgtattatgtacacatgcaattatgtataatgataaaattttattttttgttattcacaggacccccttttttttatttacaataagtaaaatttaaaaaagaaaatgaaaaaaaatatgcataatattaaaaaggtctaagatgtatataatataaatatttaacttCGTCCATTTTTTGTTCTCACCACAATGCTTTTAAGCtaaaagaggaaaaacagtgcgtacaaatatatacacatttatttttgttcgtAGAAATATACTca
This region includes:
- the PmUG01_12022500 gene encoding casein kinase II beta chain, putative, with amino-acid sequence MEFMSYNESSNEIVQDENQEEGMNVSDESLCGKGAEHWEDVKYEIADDVFDGDANDYSNDYCNYGGGDNNVQRSDPILEEAEEEEEEEEEEEEEEEEEEEEEEEEEEEEDDDEEDDDDDDDDDDDDDDYDDDEYDEDDFNEATVSWIEWFCQLKQNIFLIEVDEDFIRDEFNLIGLQNKVPHFKKLLKIILDEDDDDDDDDDEEDDYDEDDDEINRGSEEIYKNKDIYEQNAACLYGLIHSRFILTSKGLALMREKYKSGIYGTCPSIYCDNAKLLPTAISEVPKFLSPLLYCPRCCETYYPHKNSLINQLDGSYFGTSFASFFALSFNIQSDKKKIYYTPQICGFTINRDIRETLYMDMNKDNSESSEEYS